CGCCGATAAAAATAGTAGCCGACCAGTTTTAGTCTGCCTCCCTATCCATCCTGACCTTGCAATGATTGCTTACGATAAGAGAACTTCAGAGATTATTAGTAATTCTATAACTGATGATGCCTTGGGAATCCTGAATGGGCTGCAAATAAAACTTTCAGTGCGGCATACATTTTCCGATCATGACATTATGTTGCCCCCTACAACTTCCAAAAGGGTTCAAGAATTACTAGATCAAGAAAAACCCGAAAGATGGATAGATCAGGATTGGTGGCACGATGGGTTTATAAAATTCCACAGCCCTTTTATAGATAGGTTGGAATTTATCAAAAGAGTTGAATAATTTCTTTTAATAAATTTTGGGAATTATGTTTTCTTCTCTCAATTTAATTTGCCGATTTCATGATTTGAAATTCAATTAAATTTTATCGGCTAGCTTCTTCCTTCCCGTCAGGCTCAAGGTCACCCGTAGAAGCCGTCAGGGCCACCCGCCGGGAATCATGGCACTGGACAGGATAATTTCTTGTATTCTTTAAGTCAGGCTGGCGAGAACCCGCCCGCCGTCCGAGCACGCTCCCTGAGCAACCAGAGCGCGGGACTTTCCAGAGGAACCAGTAACGGCAAATTTTTTGAGGGATTCAAAAGAAATATTCTAAAGCCGTTTCAAGGCTAGAGCCTGGCTAATATTTTCAAGACTGGCAAGTGCGTTACGCCGCTCCGGTGTTTCCGATCTGGCCCGGATAAGAGTTTGGTTCACGATTCCAAACAGGAATCTTAATTCCCCTTCGGACCGGTTTATCAGTTCTGCATTCGTAATCAGTTTCATTTTTTCCTCCTATTTGTTTACGGCCCGCCCATCGAGCCTTGTGCCCCCTCACCCACAATCAGCATTTAAGGCACGTGGACGCGAGGTCGAAAATACAGGAGGAATGAGACCAGAATTCAAAGAATGAACAAACCCGAAGAGGAAGAGAATTAACGGGACCAACGGAACACCTTATGGAAAAAGCTTGCCCTGAAAATCCGGATAAAAAGCCAATGCAATAATATACTGTAACGTTATTTTCCTATTACTTTGAAATGAATTTAACCTTAAATCGGCTATCTTTTAATATGGGTTTGAAATCCCTTTAACGTTAATCCAACCTTGATCCAAGGTTGGCTCAACCCCTTCCTAATATTGGATTCCATCCGGTTCAAAGTTAATTAAACGTTAATCCCTTCCCTTGCCCAATTCTCCATCAATGCGTTTTCATAACTATTTATAAATAAATCGCTTTTGATTTTTTCAGTCTTGATCAATGCTGAAATCTATCTATACTTAATTTTTGAATAACATCACTTCGATATTGCTTTAACGTTATTCTGATTTCAAAGGGTTTATTCAATGAAAATTGTAGTCGGAGGAACCAAAGGAGGTTCTGGAAAATCAACAGTGGCAACAAATTTGGCGGTCCTACGGGCCACAGAAGGCCACGAAGTATTACTGGTGGATGCGGATGACCAGGAAACAGCCGCAGACTTCACGGAACTTAGAAACCAAACATTAGAGGAGGGAGCGGGTTATACATGTATAAAACTCACCGGCCCCTCGGTTCGCACAGAAGTCCAACGCTTAGCTCCCAAATATGACGACATCATTATTGATACAGGGGGTAGGGACACAACGAGCCAACGAGCCGCCCTCACGGTAGCCGATATTCTTCTGGTTCCTTTCGTTCCAAGGTCCTTTGATGTTTGGACCTTGGACAATATTTCCAGAATTGCGGATGAAATGAAAGTCGCCAATCCTGATCTCAAGGCGTTTATCTTTTTGAATCGGGCTGATCCAGCCGGTAAAGACAATCAGGCCGCCCAGGAATACATACTTGAAGAACTCAAAGATCAGGGAAGGCTGGGAACTTTCGAACTCTTGGACGCTTCCTTAGGAACTCGCAAGGCCTTTGGGAACGCGCAATCAAAGGGATTGGCCGTCACCGAGCATTACCCTAAAAACCTTAAAGCCGAGCGTGAATTATTAACGTTATATTCATGTATTTTTAACGTTTTGGTGAAATCAAATCTCATGGAATTGCAGGCATAGAAAAATGACAATATCAAGAAAACCCAAGCCCTCCTTGGAGGTATCCTCAGAAAAGCAAATTCTAAAAGAAAAGGAAATCGAAAACCTAATTCATAAAGGAGGAAGCATAGCCTCCCCCGCAAACAGTTCTAAAGGAAAAGATGATCCACAAAAAAACGTTCAACTGCGCCTTCTAGGGTCTTGGTTAGATCGAATTGATACACTCAGAAATCAGCGGGCGGTAAAAACCCCACGGCATACCTGGTTTTTAGAAGCCATTTCTGAAAAGCTGGAAAAGGAAGAAACCAAATACAAAACGTAGGAGGAAATGGTAATTTTTGCTTCCAAAAGGCTACGAGGAGGAAGCCTGCAAATAAAATAAGGAAATCACTTTCCCCTTTGCGAAGCACTATGCAATGCAGGGTTGTAAATTTAGGGGGATAAGCTATTATGATTTAATAGCCCGTATGGGCGTTTAATAAATTTTATTCAGGGCTTGCGATGGATCAAGAATCGCTTCACCATTTTTCTATGGCCCATTTTTAGGGTCGCCACACCAACCAAGGGAGGATACTCGCCAGAAAAAAGAAAAGCCGAGCAGTGCTCGGCAATTTCATTGGAAAATTAAATTGTGACTGATTTAACTTTCCTACATTTTTAGATTCTTTGCAAGGGTTTCTTGCAACAATTTTCTATTGCTTTTTTTAGGCGGGTTTTCTCCATCAACCAAAGGAGAAAACAATATGTTTCATGCGCTATCCCATGCTTTGCGTTCCATGCCTATGGTCGCCCCCCCATCCTTTAACCCCGATCAACCTCGCCGCAAAACACTAACCCGTATTCCGGACAATGGCACTTTTGTTTTGCCCTTAAAGCAAAGCTTCATTAAAGATGTCCGGATCATGCCTGGTACCATGCGTATGCTGGCTTTACTTGCCGGATGGTCCGGACGGCAGGATAAAGCGGTCATAGAAACCACTCAGGGCATACTCGGAAAACATTTAGGCCGATCAGTCCGGCAAATCTACCGCTATTTGAAGGACGCTATGGAGGAGGGATATCTTCTTTATTCCTACACCAAAAACAGATGGGGCTATATCACAGGGGTTAAAATATGGCTCAATAGTTTGGCAATTCGCCGTAGACCTACACAAAGAAAGGCCGGAATCCGCAGAAATCAGGACCGGACATTTGAGTCCGACACTAATGAGAAATATAAAATAATAGGAAGAAAGGATGACAAATTATGGGAACAACTGGAGCGTTTTGCCAAAAGCGTAGGGTTTGAAATGCCACAAGCCGAACCTACCTAATCCTAAAACCTACCTTCTGTAAATTCCCAACTGTATTATTATGCTTGGCAAGGGACCTTGGGAGTTCCACTTGGCCTTTTAGTCTCCAGCCTAGGAAAAGGGGACATTCCCTCTTGTCAGGCTTGACCGACCGTGCCAATGTTAGAGAATGAAAATCAAACTAACAGGCCCCATGGACCTCGAACAACTTTCCGAGCGTTTACAAATAGTTATAGCCCAACTTCAGGAAGCCGGGGTCAAACACGTGGACCGATGCAATTTATATCTCACGCCGGTAGACGGCGAAGGGGCCGAAGTTCATGTCTGGGGCAACAAGAAAAAGCCCATCAAAGAGATCGCAATCAAAACCGAGACAGACGAAAGGCTCGATAAACTGACAATCATCCAAAAGGATCGCTAATAGAATTGTAACCGGCGACCCTCCTCCGACAAATCTTTCTCTTGAGGAAAAGGTAAAAAAGGTGACCATTTACCCCGTTGGAACCATTCTTAAAAACTTGACGGACGTTGTCATTTTTGACAAAATCACAATGCCTAAAGAGACCGAGACGATTATGAACAAAAAACTAAAAATTGAAGTCGTTCACGGGAGCGGTAACGTTTTCCGCTATACCGGTTATCCCAATCCGGACGTGGAACAAGCCAAGGCTATTTTGAGCGCCGAAATCATTAAATCCCTCGATAGCCAGAAATTGTCTGTACGAAAAGCGCAAGCTCTAACCAAAGTACAGGCGGCAGACTTTTCCCGTATCCGAAATGCAGACCTTGGCCGTTTTACCATTGATCGACTGATTAAGATTTTGAATAAGCTGGACCCAGACGCGGATATAAACATGGAAGTACGTTACTCAAAAAAACGGAAAAGGGCGCCATCAGCATTGAATGCTTGAATATTTATTTTTTGGAAAAACCCCAGTACCAAGGAAAAGCGATCCGCATTTCTTGTTTGGACTCCAATAATTCAACTGTTACAAAAGGGATAAAGATTCTTGCTACGGTCCGCCAAAACTTGAATAATATCGTCAACAAAAAAAGTGCTGTTTCTCTCGAAATCGCCATTAGAGTTTCCAAGGCTTTTGGCGGAACACCGGGCACATGGTGCAGAACGCAATCCACTTATAACCTTGCCCAGGCCAAGAAAAAAGCAGGAAAATTAAAATTAAAAGCTACCCCGACCGGTGGACAGTGATGATCACGCGCCACTAAAATTATTATTTCAATTAGGGTTACAATGTCCACCGATAATAGAGATGCAATTTTCAAAGGTTGGCCTCAAACCACCATCGACAGAAAAAAGAAAGAGGTTGTGATCCATGCTGACTATCTGACCCCTAAGAGAGCGCAAATCAGGGATTTTATTTTAACCACCTTCGCCATTGTACTTATGGCAGGTTTTTTTATTTCCCCAGAAGAAATAGGATTTATTATTTTTTGGGCATTTTTGACTGCGTATTTACTTTGGATTAGCCATCTAAAGGTTTCCGAATACTTAAAAACGAATGTCCGGATTGTTTTTACCGAGAATTCGATCCGTATTCAGATGGGATGGGAAAATGAAGAATATTCCCGATCCTTGCCCCACACTTTTCATATTGAATATAGTGAAAAGGTAATAAAGCAGAAAAAAAAGAACAGTACAGAGATCAATTATATTTACAAGAATTCCTACCTTGTTTTTATGAAGCATCTTGGTGGTGATGTGTTTTTCCCAGCAATGTATCAAAGGAAAACAGCAGATGCCCTGTTTCAGCGCGTTCTAGCGGTTGACGAATGGATAACAAATTATAGTCAGGAGCACTGGCATAGTAAGTAGAGTCATAAGGTATCATTTACCCTCAAAGACCGATAGGGAATTGTAACCAGCGATCCTTCTCTTTCAGATTCTATGCGCAAGATTTGCCATTACTACCTTATGCAGATTAATATTAATAAAGTGGCACCGAATAAATTTTCCAGAACCAGTTTTGATTACAAGTTCAATATATGCCGAGTCCATTTTGATGCCTTTTAAAAATTGAAACAAATACCGTCCAAAACCGTATCCAAAGGATCCCGTAATATTAAGTGGTTATTTATGGGAGATTAAAATATGCCCCGAATTTTTGACAACATCGAGAAGTCTTTATTGCCAGCATTATCTGAAACTCTTGCGGTTTCAGAAAGGGCTGATTTTTGTGTTGGATATTTTAATCTGCGCGGCTGGAAGCAAATTGATCAACATATCGAGAAGTGGTCAGGGGGTGAAGGAAATTGTTGCCGCTTGCTTGTGGGAATGCAAAAGCTACCAGAGGATGAATTAAAATTTTATTTTAGCGTGGCAGACGAAAAGCAAGATTTGGATAATCAAACCGCATTGCGATTGAAAAAATCCTTAGCAAATGAATTTAGAAACCAATTAACCTTTGGTGCCCCAAATAACGCCGATGAAGCAGGACTTCGAAATCTCTCCAACCAGATAAAAGATAAAAAGGTGATCGTCAAATTGTTTCTCCGGCATTCCCTACATGCCAAGCTATATTTATT
This DNA window, taken from Nitrospinaceae bacterium, encodes the following:
- a CDS encoding chromosome partitioning protein ParA; translation: MKIVVGGTKGGSGKSTVATNLAVLRATEGHEVLLVDADDQETAADFTELRNQTLEEGAGYTCIKLTGPSVRTEVQRLAPKYDDIIIDTGGRDTTSQRAALTVADILLVPFVPRSFDVWTLDNISRIADEMKVANPDLKAFIFLNRADPAGKDNQAAQEYILEELKDQGRLGTFELLDASLGTRKAFGNAQSKGLAVTEHYPKNLKAERELLTLYSCIFNVLVKSNLMELQA